ACCCGGTGCCGAACCCCGGCGACGTCGACCTCGAGACCGCCCCGGTCCAGCCAGTCCTGTCGCACCGGGCCGTCGTGCCGCACGTAGGCGAGCCCGACGCAGGCGCCGATGGCCTCTCCCCATGCCGCGCTGGTGACCTGACCCACCGGTTCACCGTGACTCAGCAGCAGCTCGCCACCCCAGAGCACCGCGTCGGGGTCGTCGACGACGAAGGAGACCAGCCGGCGACGCGGTCCGCCTTCGGCAAGCGTTGCGCGATGTGCGGCGAGAGTCTCGCGCCCGAGGAAGGCCTTGTCGCGGTCCAGTGCGGTGGCGAAGACCAGCCCCGCCTCGACGGGCGTGAAGTCGGGGGTCAGCTCGCGGCCGAAGGCGCGGTAGCCCTTCTCCAGCCGGAGTGACTCGATCGCGTGGTAGCCCGCCTCCGCGAGGCCGAGCGCCGCGCCGGCCTCGACCACAGCGTCGTACACGCCGGGCGCGGACTCCCGGGGCACCATCAGCTCCCAGCCCAGCTCGCCGACGTAGGTCATCCGGGTCGCGCGCACCTGGGCGCCGGCGAGCGTGACCTTCCGGCTGGTGGCGAACGGGAAGGCCTCCTCGGCCAGGTCCGCGTCGACGAGCCCGCTGAGCAGGTCGCGCGAGCGAGGCCCCATCACGCCGATGACGGCGTGCGCATCCGTGCGGTCCTCGACCGTCGCCGACGACCCCACACGATCGTGCAGGTGCCGGCCGATCCAGTCGAGGTCGCGCACGGTGGTCGCCGAGCTGCTGACGAGCAGGAATTCGTCGGCCGCGACGCGGGTGACGGTCAGGTCCGCCTCGTAGGTGCCGCGTGTGTTGAGCAGCGGCGTGTAGACGCACCCGCCGGACGGCACGTCGACGTCGTTGGCGCACACCCACTGCAGCCCTGCGAGCGCTCCGGATCCGCGGACGACGTACTTGGAGAACGACGTCTGGTCGAAGACCGCGACGGCCTGGCGGGTGGCGCGCTGCTCGGCCGACGACCAGTCCTGCCAGACCGGCCGGCCCCAGGTGTGGCTGGTCTCCGCCATTCCCGCCTCCGCCGGACTCGGTGCCAGGTAGAGCGCGCGCTCCCAGCCCATCCGCGAACCGAATGCCGCGCCGGCGGCCGCCAGCCGGTCATGGACCGGTGAGGTCCGGATGCCACGACCCGTGACGGGCTCCCGCAGCGGCCACGGGATCTCGTAGTGCAGCCCGAGCGTCTCGGCGACACGTGACCGCAGCCAGCCATTGTCGGCGGCGTACGGCGCGAACCGGCGTACGTCGACGCCGACCAGGTCGCTGGTGGGCTCACCGGCGATGATCCACTCGGCCAGGGCGCGCCCGGCGCCGCCCGCGGACGCGATGCCGACGGAGTTGAAGCCCGCCCCGACGAAGAACCCTCGCAGCCCGGGCAGCTCGCCGAGCAGGAACTGGTTGTCGGGCGTGAAGCTCTCCGGCCCGTTGTAGAACTTTCGAATCCCGGTCTCCGCGAGTGCCGGGATGCGCACCACGGCCTGCTCCATCAGCACCGAGAAGTGCTCCCAGTCCTCGTCGAGCAGCTGGAACTCGAACGGGTGCGGGATCGAGTCTGGCGCCACCCACGGCTTCGCGTTCGGCTCGAAGCCGCCCACGACCAGGCCGCCGACCTCCTCCTTGAAGTACGTCCAGCCGTCGGGGTCTCGCATGATCGGGAGGTCCGGATGCACGCCCGGTACCGGGTCCGTGACGACGTAGAAGTGCTCGGCGCTGTGCAGAGGCACCGTGAGCGTCACGCCCGCCAGCTCGGCGACCGCTTTGGCCCACTGGCCCGCGCAGTTGACGACCACCTCGGCCTCGACGTCGCCGCTGTCGGTGCGAACGCCGGTGATCCGCGGCCCGGTCGGACCGTCCTCGGTGACCAGCCCCGTAACGCGCACGCCTTCGACGATCCGGGCGCCGCCCTGCCATGCCCCCTTCGCCAGCGACTGGGTCAGGTCGGTCGGGTTGACCTTGCCGTCCCCGGGCAGCCAGATCGCGCCGAGCAGGTCGTCGCTGCGCATCGGTGGCCAGAGCTCACCC
This is a stretch of genomic DNA from Nocardioides sp. InS609-2. It encodes these proteins:
- a CDS encoding FAD-dependent oxidoreductase; translation: MTELPTRARVVVIGGGVVGCSTAYHLVKAGWADVLLLEQAHLSGGTTWHAAGLVGPLRATEGGTRLVQYSAELYDRLEAETGLATGYRNVGGVIVARTEDRMVALRRTAASAAAYDLECRMLTPDEAGELWPPMRSDDLLGAIWLPGDGKVNPTDLTQSLAKGAWQGGARIVEGVRVTGLVTEDGPTGPRITGVRTDSGDVEAEVVVNCAGQWAKAVAELAGVTLTVPLHSAEHFYVVTDPVPGVHPDLPIMRDPDGWTYFKEEVGGLVVGGFEPNAKPWVAPDSIPHPFEFQLLDEDWEHFSVLMEQAVVRIPALAETGIRKFYNGPESFTPDNQFLLGELPGLRGFFVGAGFNSVGIASAGGAGRALAEWIIAGEPTSDLVGVDVRRFAPYAADNGWLRSRVAETLGLHYEIPWPLREPVTGRGIRTSPVHDRLAAAGAAFGSRMGWERALYLAPSPAEAGMAETSHTWGRPVWQDWSSAEQRATRQAVAVFDQTSFSKYVVRGSGALAGLQWVCANDVDVPSGGCVYTPLLNTRGTYEADLTVTRVAADEFLLVSSSATTVRDLDWIGRHLHDRVGSSATVEDRTDAHAVIGVMGPRSRDLLSGLVDADLAEEAFPFATSRKVTLAGAQVRATRMTYVGELGWELMVPRESAPGVYDAVVEAGAALGLAEAGYHAIESLRLEKGYRAFGRELTPDFTPVEAGLVFATALDRDKAFLGRETLAAHRATLAEGGPRRRLVSFVVDDPDAVLWGGELLLSHGEPVGQVTSAAWGEAIGACVGLAYVRHDGPVRQDWLDRGGLEVDVAGVRHRVTASLRAPM